One Thermicanus aegyptius DSM 12793 DNA segment encodes these proteins:
- a CDS encoding SRPBCC family protein gives MSNVTNASTLTAEITIAAPVNLVWWAWTRSDRITTWFAPKAMIEAKPGGSFELYFDPSNPDSMSTKGCVFTSVEPMRKLGFTWKGPDDFADVMNEDDSLTRVDVTFSEQNGSTYVVVEHKGWGEGELWEKARSWHEMAWTGVLDSLKKALESGEGSICCAPDEEAG, from the coding sequence ATTTCAAACGTGACTAATGCATCTACATTGACTGCCGAGATCACCATCGCAGCCCCTGTAAACTTGGTATGGTGGGCATGGACACGAAGTGACAGGATCACAACATGGTTTGCTCCGAAAGCAATGATCGAGGCAAAACCGGGTGGCTCGTTCGAGCTTTACTTTGACCCGTCCAACCCGGATTCGATGAGCACCAAAGGGTGTGTCTTCACTTCGGTTGAACCCATGCGAAAACTCGGCTTTACGTGGAAGGGTCCGGATGATTTCGCCGATGTGATGAATGAGGATGATTCTCTTACCAGGGTGGACGTCACCTTTTCTGAACAGAACGGTTCTACCTATGTCGTGGTGGAGCACAAAGGATGGGGCGAGGGAGAATTATGGGAAAAAGCTAGATCATGGCATGAGATGGCCTGGACGGGAGTATTGGACAGTTTAAAGAAAGCTTTGGAATCGGGTGAAGGCTCGATTTGTTGCGCTCCTGATGAAGAGGCGGGTTAA
- a CDS encoding DUF5316 domain-containing protein, with amino-acid sequence MLKSFGIGVLIVLILFILSLVMRDMNLLMQYTTMSGIISMVIAAVIAGVLGSGDRIRANYTHEESDERKERVKLALYFMMISIPNLVTAVIMYLFQNFSR; translated from the coding sequence ATGCTAAAATCTTTCGGAATTGGAGTCCTCATCGTATTGATCCTTTTCATCCTTTCCCTCGTGATGCGGGACATGAATCTCCTCATGCAATATACCACGATGAGCGGGATTATATCGATGGTGATCGCGGCGGTGATTGCAGGGGTTTTAGGAAGCGGAGATCGCATCCGGGCCAACTATACCCATGAGGAATCGGATGAAAGGAAAGAGAGGGTCAAGCTTGCCCTCTACTTTATGATGATCTCGATTCCTAATCTGGTCACAGCCGTTATCATGTATCTATTTCAAAATTTCTCCCGTTGA
- a CDS encoding ISLre2 family transposase — MQKITTKFPTIKDLESTLFRRLQELFAEGLRRILEALDERIMEHRDSARFRLKDQREISIETLFGTVRFKRRLYLDRKTGKHVFLLDQMLQYEGRDKLSPYLEELAIQFASQGPSYRDSAQRLKALLGYPVLSHEAIRDKLIEQAERPEPAHNERRPVRVLFVEADGLYTKLQRNRRRGMENRIAVVHEGWENEGGRIRLKGKRHYLHTGEGDFWEGFGDFLVQHYDVDEQTWLVVNGDGAAWIEECTSYFHHCVFTLDRFHVARELKRYVGHLPKTWEKVRKALASFDSDTLLGTLTAVPETKIAEEWREEWRKYRAFLERHREHLRDYRETLRNAGIDTSGMRPMGSAEAQMRIMAKRTKGGGYSWSVRGVQAMLRTIMKMKEGRPLTNRKGDTSQNVSSVKSTIRQWLREVKRESKGCIDGTIRLLLGPMQSSPTGRAIKGLLRGN, encoded by the coding sequence ATGCAAAAGATTACCACGAAATTTCCCACAATAAAAGATCTTGAAAGCACCTTGTTTCGCAGATTGCAGGAGCTGTTTGCTGAGGGGTTGCGCCGGATTTTGGAGGCGCTGGACGAACGGATTATGGAACATCGGGATTCCGCTCGCTTTCGCCTTAAAGACCAACGGGAAATCAGTATCGAGACTTTGTTTGGTACCGTGCGGTTCAAGCGGCGATTATACCTGGACCGAAAGACCGGAAAGCACGTCTTTTTGCTGGATCAGATGCTGCAGTATGAGGGGCGGGACAAACTCAGTCCTTACCTGGAAGAGTTGGCGATTCAGTTTGCCAGTCAGGGGCCGTCGTACCGGGATAGCGCCCAGCGTCTGAAAGCCTTGTTGGGATACCCGGTACTCAGTCATGAAGCCATCCGGGACAAACTCATCGAACAGGCCGAACGCCCAGAACCTGCTCACAATGAACGGCGTCCCGTCCGGGTCTTGTTTGTGGAGGCGGACGGACTGTACACCAAACTGCAACGTAATCGACGCCGCGGGATGGAGAACCGCATTGCCGTGGTGCATGAGGGCTGGGAAAACGAAGGGGGACGAATCCGCCTGAAGGGCAAGCGACATTATTTACATACCGGAGAGGGCGATTTTTGGGAAGGATTCGGGGACTTTTTGGTACAACATTACGATGTGGATGAACAGACATGGCTGGTGGTGAATGGAGACGGAGCAGCATGGATTGAGGAATGCACCTCCTACTTCCACCATTGCGTGTTTACCCTGGACCGGTTTCATGTGGCCCGGGAGCTCAAACGGTATGTTGGACATTTGCCCAAGACATGGGAAAAAGTTCGAAAAGCACTCGCCTCGTTTGATTCCGATACATTGTTGGGGACGCTTACGGCTGTTCCGGAAACGAAAATTGCGGAAGAATGGCGGGAGGAATGGAGGAAGTACCGGGCGTTTTTAGAACGTCATCGGGAACATCTGCGGGATTACCGGGAGACCTTGCGAAACGCAGGCATCGATACGAGCGGAATGAGGCCCATGGGAAGTGCGGAGGCGCAAATGCGGATCATGGCGAAGCGGACAAAAGGCGGAGGGTATAGTTGGAGCGTACGGGGCGTACAGGCGATGCTCAGAACGATCATGAAAATGAAAGAAGGGCGTCCTTTGACGAACCGCAAAGGGGACACGAGCCAAAACGTTTCGTCTGTAAAATCCACGATACGCCAGTGGTTACGTGAAGTGAAACGAGAGTCGAAAGGGTGTATTGACGGGACAATTCGCTTGTTGCTGGGGCCTATGCAAAGCAGTCCGACGGGTCGGGCCATAAAAGGATTGTTAAGAGGAAATTAA
- a CDS encoding type II toxin-antitoxin system HicB family antitoxin: MIYKERLTLRKFHIILIPDPEDGGYTVEVPGLPGCVTQGDTVEECLKNAKEAIELHLEGMEEGEKMDIDPIFAVVEVD, translated from the coding sequence ATGATATACAAGGAGAGATTAACATTGAGAAAGTTCCATATCATTCTTATACCGGATCCAGAGGACGGGGGTTATACTGTAGAGGTTCCCGGACTTCCCGGGTGTGTCACCCAGGGGGATACGGTGGAAGAGTGTTTGAAGAACGCAAAAGAAGCTATTGAACTTCACCTTGAGGGGATGGAAGAAGGAGAAAAAATGGATATTGATCCAATCTTCGCTGTAGTCGAGGTGGATTAG
- a CDS encoding type II toxin-antitoxin system HicA family toxin has protein sequence MPPLPSISSREVLRAFQNAGFKIKRQKGSHIHLVKKERHVTIPLHDPIKRGTLRNAIRQAGMTVEEFLSYLHE, from the coding sequence ATGCCGCCGCTTCCTTCAATCTCAAGTCGTGAGGTGCTAAGAGCCTTTCAAAATGCAGGCTTTAAAATAAAGCGCCAGAAAGGTTCACATATTCATCTTGTCAAAAAAGAACGTCATGTCACCATTCCGCTTCATGATCCGATTAAACGAGGGACATTAAGAAACGCAATTCGCCAAGCCGGGATGACGGTAGAAGAGTTTCTCTCTTATTTACACGAATAG
- the ltrA gene encoding group II intron reverse transcriptase/maturase — protein MDLMEQILSRQNLLEALHRVESNKGAVGIDGVSTEQLREYVMKHWGTIRQQLLEGTYKPSPVRRVEIPKPDGGVRLLGIPTVIDRLIQQAILQVLTPIVDPGFSPNSFGFRPNRRGHSAVRQAQRFIREGYRIVVDIDLAQFFDRVNHDILMSRVARKIKDKRVLKLIRAYLQSGVMTGGVCVSSEEGTPQGGPLSPLLGNILLDDLDKELERRGLRFCRYADDCNIYVKTRRAGERIKASVTRFLEGRLKIKVNEEKSAVDWPWKRKFLGFSFTFEKEARIRLAPKSLKRVKNKIRELTTPTWSISMKERIRILNQYLMGWMGYYALIETPSILKTLEQWTRRRLRLCLWHQWKRVRTRIRELRALGLPERQVLEIANTRKGAWRTSQTPHLHKALGIAYWQSQGLKSLTQRYNELRQGWRTA, from the coding sequence ATGGACTTGATGGAACAAATCCTATCACGGCAGAATCTGTTGGAAGCCCTACATCGGGTGGAATCCAACAAAGGTGCGGTAGGCATCGATGGAGTCTCGACCGAGCAACTCCGGGAATATGTCATGAAGCACTGGGGGACGATTCGCCAGCAATTGCTGGAGGGAACCTACAAACCTTCTCCGGTTCGAAGGGTCGAAATCCCGAAACCCGACGGCGGAGTTCGGCTACTGGGCATCCCTACCGTGATTGACCGGTTGATTCAGCAAGCCATCCTTCAAGTCCTGACCCCCATCGTTGACCCGGGGTTTTCCCCCAACAGCTTTGGTTTTCGACCAAACCGCCGCGGCCATAGCGCAGTAAGACAAGCCCAACGGTTTATCCGCGAGGGATACCGTATTGTGGTAGATATCGACTTGGCACAATTCTTTGACCGGGTGAATCATGACATCCTGATGAGTAGGGTAGCAAGGAAAATAAAAGACAAGCGAGTCTTGAAACTTATCCGGGCATACCTGCAATCAGGGGTTATGACGGGTGGCGTCTGCGTGAGCAGTGAGGAAGGGACTCCACAAGGGGGACCACTCAGTCCGCTGCTTGGAAACATATTACTGGATGACTTGGACAAGGAACTGGAACGCCGGGGATTGCGCTTCTGCAGATATGCAGACGACTGTAACATCTATGTGAAAACAAGGCGGGCAGGGGAACGGATCAAAGCGAGTGTCACGCGATTCTTGGAAGGAAGACTTAAAATCAAAGTAAATGAGGAGAAAAGCGCAGTAGACTGGCCCTGGAAACGGAAGTTCCTGGGGTTCAGCTTCACCTTTGAGAAGGAAGCGAGAATCCGACTAGCGCCCAAATCGCTAAAGCGGGTCAAGAACAAAATCAGGGAATTAACAACCCCAACATGGAGTATCTCGATGAAGGAACGCATCCGGATACTCAATCAATATCTCATGGGGTGGATGGGATACTACGCACTCATCGAAACGCCCTCTATACTTAAGACGCTGGAACAATGGACCCGCAGAAGACTGCGGTTATGCCTATGGCACCAGTGGAAACGGGTTCGAACTAGAATCCGGGAGTTACGAGCCTTGGGCCTCCCTGAAAGACAAGTCCTCGAAATCGCGAATACGCGAAAAGGCGCATGGCGCACCTCTCAAACTCCCCACTTACACAAAGCCCTCGGAATTGCCTATTGGCAGTCCCAAGGTCTCAAGAGTTTAACCCAAAGATACAACGAGCTTCGTCAAGGTTGGCGAACCGCCTAG
- a CDS encoding YqzE family protein: MASSNDLIRYMTQELVRYLDQPREGRKKKAKEPFSMRMFGLLPMAAKLAWEKHKRGKK; the protein is encoded by the coding sequence ATGGCTTCATCCAATGACCTGATTCGATATATGACGCAAGAATTGGTTCGTTATTTGGATCAACCCCGTGAAGGCAGGAAAAAGAAGGCGAAGGAGCCCTTTTCCATGCGGATGTTTGGACTTCTGCCCATGGCGGCGAAATTGGCGTGGGAAAAACATAAAAGGGGGAAAAAATGA
- a CDS encoding YqhG family protein, producing the protein MDQQEVREFVEAFFQHRKCDLLRKDQNLITVRLTPETDKDLGYRPFYWSYVESMGMKPELLEITYLFQPQEVKELRTEPLLFGSPRLKAIFEATKKKGRFIRLYEEVPFASKKKPLDPWLFVNYKVEYLSDLKRDKLLSFGLHLGTGRIIEDFFSRILSLPLNSTLSPHLFLTPPRLTIREAAFRLEERILSLLRAEGEEWADEARRRLEAEKKQTLQYYERRLGEIREKGKREEEENFLQKVIREREKRLRELEWQYSPHIEVNPINQGILYLLPTSLSP; encoded by the coding sequence TTGGATCAACAAGAGGTAAGGGAATTCGTCGAAGCCTTCTTTCAACACAGGAAATGCGATTTATTGCGCAAGGATCAGAACTTGATCACCGTCCGCCTTACGCCTGAAACGGATAAAGACCTGGGTTACCGTCCCTTTTATTGGAGCTATGTAGAATCGATGGGAATGAAACCAGAGCTATTGGAGATCACTTACCTCTTTCAACCCCAAGAGGTAAAGGAGTTGCGAACGGAGCCATTATTGTTCGGTTCCCCACGGCTTAAAGCCATCTTCGAAGCGACGAAAAAAAAGGGGAGATTTATTCGCCTGTACGAGGAAGTTCCCTTTGCATCCAAAAAGAAACCCCTTGATCCATGGCTCTTCGTAAACTATAAGGTGGAATACCTATCCGATCTCAAGCGGGACAAACTCCTCTCTTTCGGCCTTCATCTGGGAACAGGAAGGATCATCGAAGATTTTTTCTCCCGCATCCTCTCCCTTCCCCTAAATTCCACCCTCTCCCCTCATCTATTTTTAACCCCCCCTCGTCTCACCATCCGGGAGGCCGCCTTTCGTCTGGAGGAGAGAATCTTAAGCCTCCTCCGTGCCGAAGGAGAGGAATGGGCCGATGAAGCAAGGAGGCGCCTTGAGGCGGAAAAAAAACAAACCCTTCAATACTACGAAAGGAGATTGGGAGAAATTCGGGAAAAGGGGAAAAGAGAAGAAGAGGAAAATTTCCTTCAGAAGGTGATCCGGGAACGGGAGAAAAGATTAAGGGAACTGGAATGGCAATATTCTCCCCACATTGAGGTAAATCCCATCAACCAAGGGATTCTCTATCTCCTTCCCACTTCCCTCTCCCCATGA
- a CDS encoding DEAD/DEAH box helicase, whose protein sequence is MTPVPVRIHHQSFMELERRMREDGPWDSWTLFQMAYRAEEATAIKEFHELQSLKALPHLNLYPHQKRSIQKVLFEMHGRALLADEVGLGKTIEAGLILKEYLLRGLVKKSLILVPSSLVLQWQRELADKCLIPAIVQRKAYMWEKEAILIASIDTAKREPHRSHVLNQEYDMLIIDEAHKLKNEKTKNYQFVKEIRKKYCLLLTATPIQNELSELYNLITLLKPGYLGSTSEFQGKYVEGKRESKNSKLLKMELDRVMIRNRKADSGISLPKRNVVTVPIELTPEERLFYEKVTSFVRQQYREKGIRGTLPLITLQRELTSSKDATYLSLIRMLEQLPPESPLRDEIGELVEIGKRVTVNTKAKKAVELIQEINDKVILFTQFRGTMNYLQHYLHEHGITSIPFRGGFGRNKKDWMRELFEKRAQVLVATEAGGEGINLQFCNRIINYDLPWNPMKIEQRIGRIHRLGQRREVTIYNLTTLGTVEEAILHLLYEKIDLFEIVIGQLDTILERLPKGTTLETHLIDIFMGSRSEQEMRIKLENVSEVFHSIRRLQEETGEDRALKEVSHWINKR, encoded by the coding sequence ATGACCCCTGTCCCCGTCCGCATTCACCACCAATCATTCATGGAGCTGGAACGACGAATGAGGGAAGATGGCCCCTGGGATAGCTGGACCCTATTTCAAATGGCCTATCGGGCCGAAGAGGCTACCGCCATAAAAGAATTTCATGAGCTCCAATCTTTAAAAGCCTTACCCCATCTCAATTTATACCCCCATCAAAAGAGAAGCATTCAAAAAGTCCTTTTTGAAATGCACGGCCGTGCCCTACTCGCCGATGAGGTGGGATTGGGGAAGACGATCGAAGCCGGTCTCATCCTAAAAGAATATCTCCTGCGGGGATTGGTGAAAAAGTCCCTCATCCTCGTTCCTTCCTCCCTTGTATTGCAATGGCAACGGGAGTTGGCCGATAAGTGCCTCATTCCCGCCATCGTCCAAAGAAAGGCATATATGTGGGAAAAAGAAGCGATTCTAATCGCCTCCATCGACACGGCTAAACGGGAACCCCATCGGAGCCACGTCCTCAATCAGGAATACGACATGCTCATCATCGATGAAGCCCACAAACTAAAAAACGAGAAGACGAAGAATTATCAATTCGTCAAGGAGATTCGAAAGAAATACTGTCTTCTCCTAACCGCCACTCCCATCCAAAACGAACTGAGTGAACTCTACAATCTGATCACCCTCTTAAAACCCGGATATCTGGGGTCAACGTCGGAATTTCAAGGAAAATATGTGGAAGGAAAGCGGGAGTCGAAGAACAGCAAGCTGTTAAAGATGGAGTTGGACCGGGTCATGATCAGAAATCGCAAGGCAGACAGCGGGATTTCCCTGCCCAAGCGGAATGTAGTCACCGTCCCCATCGAACTGACTCCCGAGGAGCGCCTCTTTTATGAAAAGGTAACCTCCTTTGTACGCCAGCAGTATCGGGAAAAGGGGATTCGAGGAACGCTCCCCCTCATCACCCTTCAGCGGGAGCTTACCTCGAGCAAAGATGCCACATACCTCAGTTTAATCCGGATGTTGGAACAGCTGCCCCCCGAATCTCCCCTCCGTGATGAAATTGGGGAATTGGTGGAAATCGGAAAAAGGGTGACCGTCAACACCAAAGCGAAAAAAGCGGTAGAACTGATTCAAGAGATCAACGATAAAGTGATTCTCTTCACCCAGTTCCGGGGGACCATGAATTACTTACAACATTATTTGCATGAACACGGCATTACCTCCATTCCCTTCCGCGGGGGATTTGGGAGAAACAAAAAAGACTGGATGAGGGAATTGTTTGAAAAAAGGGCCCAAGTCCTGGTGGCCACGGAGGCAGGAGGAGAAGGGATTAATCTCCAATTTTGCAACCGGATCATTAATTATGACCTCCCTTGGAATCCCATGAAGATTGAACAACGGATCGGCAGGATTCACCGCCTCGGTCAACGGAGGGAAGTTACCATCTATAACTTGACAACCTTGGGAACCGTCGAGGAAGCCATTCTCCATTTGCTCTATGAAAAGATCGACCTTTTCGAAATCGTAATCGGGCAACTGGATACCATTCTCGAACGCCTGCCAAAGGGGACCACGTTGGAGACACATTTGATCGATATCTTTATGGGATCCAGGAGCGAACAGGAGATGCGAATCAAGCTGGAAAATGTGTCGGAGGTCTTTCATTCCATCCGCCGGCTGCAAGAGGAGACAGGGGAGGATCGTGCTCTTAAGGAGGTTTCCCATTGGATCAACAAGAGGTAA
- the gcvT gene encoding glycine cleavage system aminomethyltransferase GcvT has protein sequence MGSLKRTPLYPLYGKYGAKTIEFGGWEMPVQFTSILAEHEAVRKRAGLFDISHMGEIRVSGPDALSLIQLLITNDASRMKIGQAIYSPMCYPDGGTVDDLLVYRLDAEEYLLIVNAANIEKDLEWIRRHFDGEGEIENLSDAMALLALQGPLAPSLLSRLTGEDLNEIRPFSFKQGVMLDGIRVLLSRTGYTGEDGFEMYVSPEEALSLWETILEVGKEEGVLPCGLGARDTLRLEAKLPLYGQELSPEITPLEAGLNPWVKLEKPVDFIGKEALREQKENGLPRRLVGIEMIDRGIPRHGYPVFLGEEEVGVVTSGTHSPTLEKSIALALVKRGGTEIGQELAVEIRGKKLKAKVVKTPFYKRKPE, from the coding sequence ATGGGAAGCTTAAAGAGGACTCCCCTTTATCCCCTTTACGGGAAGTACGGTGCTAAAACGATTGAGTTCGGCGGATGGGAAATGCCTGTCCAATTCACATCCATCTTGGCAGAACATGAAGCGGTCAGGAAAAGGGCCGGTCTGTTCGATATTTCCCACATGGGAGAGATTCGGGTGAGCGGTCCTGATGCCCTCTCCTTGATCCAACTCTTGATTACCAACGATGCATCCCGGATGAAGATCGGACAAGCGATCTACAGCCCCATGTGCTATCCGGACGGGGGAACGGTGGATGATCTTCTGGTCTATCGACTTGATGCGGAAGAGTACCTGCTCATCGTAAATGCAGCCAATATTGAGAAAGATCTGGAATGGATCCGCCGCCATTTTGACGGAGAGGGAGAGATTGAGAATCTCTCCGATGCGATGGCCCTCCTCGCCTTGCAGGGTCCTTTGGCCCCGTCGTTGCTGAGCCGTCTGACGGGAGAAGATCTGAACGAGATTCGCCCCTTTTCTTTTAAGCAAGGAGTAATGCTGGACGGAATACGTGTTCTTTTATCCAGGACGGGGTATACCGGAGAAGATGGATTTGAAATGTACGTTTCACCGGAAGAGGCTCTTTCCTTATGGGAAACCATTCTCGAGGTAGGAAAGGAGGAAGGCGTTCTCCCGTGTGGATTGGGAGCCCGCGATACCCTCCGTCTTGAGGCGAAACTCCCCCTTTACGGGCAAGAGTTAAGTCCGGAGATTACCCCTCTGGAAGCAGGGTTAAATCCGTGGGTAAAATTAGAGAAACCGGTTGATTTTATCGGAAAAGAGGCGCTCCGGGAACAGAAGGAAAACGGCCTTCCACGCAGGTTGGTGGGGATAGAGATGATCGATCGGGGAATCCCCCGGCATGGGTATCCCGTTTTTCTTGGCGAAGAGGAGGTGGGTGTCGTTACCAGCGGAACCCATTCCCCCACGCTGGAGAAAAGTATCGCTCTTGCTCTGGTAAAACGGGGGGGGACGGAGATCGGCCAAGAACTTGCCGTGGAGATTCGAGGGAAAAAATTGAAAGCAAAGGTGGTAAAAACCCCCTTTTACAAACGAAAACCGGAATAG
- the gcvPA gene encoding aminomethyl-transferring glycine dehydrogenase subunit GcvPA, with translation MVHRYFPQTEEDRKEMLSFLGVESVEELFQDIPEAVRLKRTLKVGEGLSEGELMRHMRNLAGKNTDLTQLVSFLGAGVYEHYIPSVVSHLLSRSEFYTAYTPYQPEISQGELQAMFEFQTMVCEITGMEVANSSMYDGATALAEAAMMAAGDKKRKKVIISRAVHPEAREVLTAYAHGQGIQVEEVAFEEGLTSLEDLERKMDETVAAFIVQYPNFFGAVEDLSSLGEVVHRKKGVFIVSANPVSLGLLTPPGRMGADVVVGDMQPLGIPPQFGGPHCGYFAVTSTYMRKIPGRIVGETKDEKGRRGFVLTLQAREQHIRREKATSNICSNQALNAVAAAITMAALGRKGYAELARLNFQKAHYAEHLISALPGYENPFKAPFFNEFVVKTPIPVREIQERLLRHGILAGYDLGKKYPELENHLLIAVTDLRTKEEVDRFVRLLEGLQ, from the coding sequence ATGGTGCATCGTTATTTCCCCCAAACAGAGGAAGATCGAAAGGAGATGCTTTCTTTTCTGGGGGTGGAATCGGTGGAAGAGCTTTTTCAAGATATCCCGGAAGCGGTTCGCCTGAAGAGGACCCTTAAGGTCGGCGAGGGGCTTTCGGAGGGGGAACTTATGAGACACATGCGGAATCTGGCCGGCAAGAACACGGATCTGACCCAACTGGTTAGCTTCTTGGGGGCCGGTGTCTATGAACACTACATCCCCAGTGTCGTCTCCCATCTTCTTTCCCGTTCGGAATTTTATACGGCCTATACTCCTTACCAACCGGAGATCAGCCAAGGTGAACTGCAGGCGATGTTTGAATTTCAAACGATGGTGTGCGAGATCACCGGAATGGAAGTTGCCAATTCTTCCATGTACGATGGAGCGACCGCACTGGCGGAGGCGGCCATGATGGCGGCCGGTGACAAAAAAAGGAAAAAAGTAATCATTAGCCGGGCCGTCCATCCTGAGGCGAGGGAGGTTCTCACCGCCTATGCCCATGGTCAAGGAATCCAGGTTGAGGAGGTGGCTTTCGAGGAAGGCCTTACCTCTTTAGAGGACTTAGAACGGAAGATGGATGAAACGGTGGCCGCCTTCATCGTTCAATACCCCAACTTCTTTGGCGCCGTCGAGGATCTCTCTTCCTTGGGAGAAGTGGTTCACAGGAAAAAAGGGGTTTTTATCGTTAGCGCCAATCCCGTCTCATTGGGGCTTCTCACACCTCCCGGGAGAATGGGAGCAGATGTGGTCGTAGGGGATATGCAGCCGTTGGGAATTCCTCCCCAATTTGGAGGCCCACACTGCGGCTATTTCGCGGTAACTTCCACATATATGCGGAAGATTCCAGGCAGGATTGTGGGAGAAACAAAGGATGAGAAAGGCCGGAGAGGTTTTGTTCTCACCCTTCAGGCGAGGGAGCAACACATCCGCAGAGAAAAAGCCACCTCCAACATCTGTTCCAATCAAGCTTTAAATGCGGTGGCTGCGGCCATCACCATGGCCGCTTTGGGCAGGAAAGGGTATGCGGAATTGGCCCGCCTCAACTTCCAGAAAGCCCATTATGCGGAACATCTTATCTCAGCCCTTCCCGGTTACGAAAATCCGTTTAAAGCTCCCTTTTTTAACGAGTTCGTCGTAAAGACTCCGATCCCGGTACGGGAAATTCAGGAAAGATTGCTTCGCCATGGGATCCTGGCCGGATATGATTTGGGCAAGAAATATCCGGAACTGGAAAATCATCTTCTCATCGCCGTAACCGATCTTAGGACAAAAGAGGAAGTGGACCGCTTTGTCCGGTTATTGGAGGGATTACAATGA
- the gcvPB gene encoding aminomethyl-transferring glycine dehydrogenase subunit GcvPB produces the protein MNDQPLIFEISKPGRIAYSLPQGEMGGFDPEDLLPAGFLRDEEARLPEVSELDLVRHYTALSRRNHGVDSGFYPLGSCTMKYNPKINEDVARLPGFLHLHPYQPEEQIQGALELLYHLQQDLAEVTGMDAVTLQPAAGAHGEWTGLMIIRAYHEQRGEKGRKKVLIPDSAHGTNPASASVAGFETVTIPSNGKGLVDIEALRKAAGPDTAAFMLTNPNTLGLFEEEILTIAEIVHEAGGLLYYDGANANAILGIARPGDMGFDVVHLNLHKTFSTPHGGGGPGAGPVGVKGFLSSFLPLPVIEKVGERYRFREEGENSIGRVKGFYGNFGILVRAYAYIRSLGGDGLKSIAENAVLNANYLMKKLETSFELPFPGLCKHEFVLSGKRQKKLGVRTLDMAKRLLDFGYHPPTIYFPLIVEEAMMIEPTESESKETLDRFAEVMIQIAKEAEETPEVVQEAPHHTVVGRLDEVTAARHPVLRYRGEK, from the coding sequence ATGAACGATCAACCGCTGATCTTTGAAATTTCTAAACCTGGTCGCATCGCCTACAGCCTTCCCCAAGGAGAGATGGGGGGATTTGATCCGGAGGATCTCTTGCCGGCAGGCTTTCTCCGTGATGAGGAGGCCCGGTTGCCTGAAGTGTCGGAGCTGGATCTGGTTCGGCATTATACCGCGTTGTCCCGGCGAAACCATGGGGTTGATTCCGGTTTTTATCCCTTAGGATCCTGCACCATGAAATATAACCCGAAAATCAACGAAGACGTGGCTCGCCTTCCAGGGTTTCTTCATCTACATCCTTATCAACCTGAAGAACAGATTCAAGGGGCATTAGAACTCCTGTATCATCTGCAGCAAGATTTAGCGGAGGTTACCGGGATGGATGCGGTAACGCTCCAACCGGCGGCGGGCGCTCATGGTGAATGGACCGGCCTCATGATTATACGGGCTTATCATGAACAGAGGGGGGAAAAAGGAAGGAAGAAAGTACTTATTCCGGATTCCGCCCATGGGACGAACCCGGCGAGTGCATCGGTTGCGGGTTTTGAAACGGTAACCATTCCTTCGAATGGAAAGGGTTTGGTCGATATTGAAGCCTTGCGAAAAGCGGCAGGTCCGGATACGGCGGCCTTCATGTTAACCAATCCCAACACTCTGGGCCTATTCGAGGAGGAGATCCTCACCATTGCGGAGATCGTTCATGAAGCCGGAGGACTTCTCTATTATGACGGAGCCAACGCGAATGCGATTTTGGGAATAGCCCGCCCTGGAGACATGGGATTTGATGTTGTTCACTTAAATCTGCATAAAACGTTCTCCACCCCCCATGGAGGAGGCGGCCCCGGTGCCGGTCCCGTAGGAGTGAAGGGATTCCTGTCCTCTTTCTTACCTCTTCCTGTAATCGAGAAAGTGGGGGAGAGATACCGTTTTCGCGAAGAGGGAGAGAACTCCATCGGCAGGGTGAAAGGGTTTTATGGAAACTTCGGCATTTTGGTTCGCGCTTATGCATATATCCGCAGCTTAGGGGGAGACGGCTTAAAGAGCATCGCCGAAAATGCGGTTTTAAATGCCAATTATCTGATGAAGAAATTGGAGACCTCATTTGAGCTCCCATTTCCCGGTTTATGTAAGCATGAATTTGTCCTTTCCGGGAAAAGGCAAAAGAAATTGGGGGTGCGAACCCTGGATATGGCAAAACGACTTCTCGATTTCGGCTATCATCCTCCTACGATCTACTTCCCTCTCATCGTAGAAGAGGCGATGATGATAGAACCGACCGAATCGGAGAGCAAAGAGACCTTAGACCGATTTGCCGAGGTGATGATTCAGATCGCGAAAGAAGCGGAGGAAACCCCGGAGGTGGTGCAGGAAGCTCCTCACCATACGGTGGTAGGCCGCCTCGATGAGGTCACTGCGGCCCGGCATCCGGTCCTGCGGTATAGAGGGGAAAAGTAG